Within Rhinolophus ferrumequinum isolate MPI-CBG mRhiFer1 chromosome 26, mRhiFer1_v1.p, whole genome shotgun sequence, the genomic segment GTACCCTCTAAGATCCGATGAATTCTGAACTGTGAAATCTTTGGCCTTAAGGGTTTTTTTCACTGAGAGATTGTGGACCCgtaaaaataacaagaatttaAGTGAAACGTTTGCCTAAGGTCCTGAGGGGCAAATACCAGATGCTGAAGCGAATTATAAGAAGACTTCCAGTATAACCTACAGAAGAAAGTTGCCTCCTAAAAACCCTTACTCCGACGGAGCGTATGTAAGAAGTTAGGGACAAAGCAGAGGGGATGAGAAGAAGATAAGACAACCACCTCCAGCAGGAGAGCAGGCACCTGCTAATCCTGTTCAGGAAGTTGTGCATTATCTTGAGTACAACGGGCGACCAAGGAGGATTTCAAACAGGGACTTCCTGCCagtggctggggaaggaggaacaGTACAAGTCAATGCAGTCGTCTCTGACATTTGTATGATGGTGAAGTGGCAGGGGTGAGGGGCTGAGGGAAacttggagagagaaagagactgtgTGAAGGAATGTGGCGGCAGAATGGAAAATACAGTGAGGggattgttgagaggattaaaagaCGGGCGGAGAGCACTCAGTGCCTGGATCCTCCTGGGTGGTTAGTCAGTGTCACCCATCAACAGCCTCTTCCTCGCACCTTGCAGGTGGGGCCCTGCTAGGCAGAAGCAGCTGTTATGAAGGGTGTTGGAAATCTCAGCCAGCTTCCTCCTTGGTGCTTCGCAGAAGTGCTTGCTGGGGAAGAAATACGGCTCTTTTGGGGTCAGTGTTTATTATTATAACTCTGAACTCTGCCGTTAGAAGAAGTGTCCTTTCTATCAGAGGTCACATCACCAAGTTTCCGGTCCCAGAGGGGACCTGTGCGTAAGaagtgaaaggagagaggaggcatCTCTTCCTCCCCCAAGAAGGTAAGTTTCTCTCCATGTGGGAAGCTGCCTCTTGCCTTCACTAATCTCTCTTTTCTGGTCCTGCCAGGTGGGACAAGACACAGCCCCTCTGAACAAATGAGGTGATTAAATTTGAGGGGCATTCGCTTTGGCAGTGGGCTGTGGAATTGGCCTTTGATCTGAGGCAGCAAGAAGGGGGAGCCCAGTCTAGGCTCCGGAATGACTGCTTTTTTACTTAGGAGAAACAGACTGAGTTCCAAACCAGCACGTCTTCAAGTCTGTGTGTAAGATGGAGGCTCAACTACCAATCAAAACAGCAACGACTTAGGGGAAAGAAAATGGTTCTAAAATACCAAGTTCTTTCTGGAGTCCTGATAGTGCTGGGAAGTGGGCTAGGTGTGCAGTGACTTCTTCTACAGCCCATCCTGGCCAGGCTTTGCATCCTGTGACTGCCTCCTCCGTCGTCGGGGCTGTGCTGCTTGGTCCAGTCCAGGGTGGGCAGCTTACCCCCGGCCTGCTGTCCTCAGGTCGGCTTTGTCATGGAGAGAAGGAGCGGGGAATGGGATGTGCGTTCTGAGAAATGTGAGCTAGTGGATACTGAGAGAATGGGGACGTTGTGGAAGGGCAGGCAGTGGGGTGATGCTTTGAGAGATTCAGTGTGGGGGGTGCAGGGGTGAGAAAGTGTGGCAGGCCCACATTATACTGCGTGGGAGAATCATTCTGAGACAGAGGAAATAGATGCACAACGGAGGGCAAGGAGGCTCGGTCACAGAGTCCCACCCTGAGAGGGGGTTCCCCAATTCCTGCTCGTCGGTGGGTGGCCAGGCTCCACTGTGGTTTCTGCTCTGGCTGGGGCTCGATTGCTGGCTTTTCCTAGGTCCCAGGGACGCGCTCCCTTACCATGACCCCCCATTATTTGAGAAACATAAATGAGTTCCTTAAAAATAGCAAaccttctagaaaaaaaaatcttacgcCTTATTAAGCACTTAgaatgtgtcaggcactgctaAGCGATTTGCATACATTGTCTCATTAAATTCTTACAACCAGCCCAGTATTAATCCCACcttataggtgaggaaattaaggctcagagggTAACTGGCCACAGAGCTAGGATATGCTTCTCAATGGATGAATAATCCATTAGACACGGTATGTTTAGCTCATTCTCGGTCTGCATATTTGCGTATGATTCTCTCTCGGATCCTGTTAAAATGGAGACTGATTGGGTATTTCCAGGATGGGCCTGAGATCATGCACTTTTAACAAACTCAAAGGCGGTGCTGATGCCGCCGGTCCTCAGACCAGACTTTGAGTAGCCAGGGCCTAAGGCAGCTTGCCAAAATTAAGTGGCCACTTGGTGAGCAGTCGTGTActcagaagggaggaaaaggcagCCCTGCTCACAAAACTAACACTGTGGAGAAGTGACAGAAAGGTTAACACTTTTCTGAATGTACATTGGACCTCTCACATCTCAAGCTGTGAGCTCACGTTGTGTACTTGCAGTTACTGTTAGTTTTGGTGTTGGTCCTTAAGAGTCACTTAGAATGTTAAGAGGGGTAAGAAGTCATTCAAGGGTGTTGTCGGAGACAGTTATCTAACATGCTCCCTAGGGGACTTGGAGCCATATGACTGTGAACTTCAACCTACACAGTACTTCCTGTGTGGTCTACAGAGAGTGTGCAGTGAATCAGCTGCGGTGTCCCACGCATAGAGGTCTGGGACCCATCTCAGGTCCCCAGAATGAGAAACTCTAGGGTGGGGCCTTGGAATCTGTATTAAGTTCACaaccacacccccccccccaattgtCAAGTGAACCTGATGGGAATTTCTGGGCCAGATGCTTTTTGAGGTCCTGTCCACCATTTGTACTTTTTATCATTTCAGAAACACATGAAAAGCTCACCATCAGCAGAGGCAGCCAGAAATGCAGAGTTTAAACCCTTTGAAAACGACATACCGATCAGCATAATGACCAAGTTCGCCGCTCCATATTTTTCTATCTCATGAATCCAGTGAGGAACGGACTCGAAGGTGGACTTTCGGGTGAGGTCGTAAGCGATGATGGCCGCGTGGGCACTACGGTAATAGCTTTGGGTGATGGTCCGGAAGCGCTCCTGGCCGGCCGTGTCCCATACCTGCATCTGGAGAAGGGTGGGAAAGGGGGTGACCTCAGGAGTTTCCATGTCTGATGGGAACTTGCTCACTTATGTTGTCTGAAAAATACAGCTGCCTGGGTCTCACTCACTTCCAGATATCCAGATTCCATAGGTCTGGGCTGGGGCTCGCAAATCTGATTTTCCAGTTTCTCCCCAGGGCGAATTCGTTGGCTTTCGGGTTTGGGGACCACCACCTCTGGGACACTCGAGAGAGGGGGAATCCACTGTCCTGGGGTCTGGTGTGGTTTTGCCTTTTGACCTCAGTCATCCCTTCGTCCAGATTTTGGGGTTTAATCTTTTGAGACTGCCCACTGATAGTAACACTGGCAAAGGTGATGGCATTGGTGGAACTGTTTTGGTTTTAAAGGACGACTCGGTTAGCTGTTCATGTTTAGGAGTGTCCCATAGTAATACCTTCCAAATTACCATTCCAAGCAGTGGCGTTGATATATACACCCTCCAAATGTGTCTCAGGGTATTTGTTCCTTCATACCCTcacattatttccaaaatttattttttaaaaagtttgcaaaCAGGCACAAAGCTAGAGAGAGTGGAACAATGAACACTCATGTACACATCTTCCAGATTTAACAATTACCAAGATTTTGCCGCTCTTGCTTCATCTAGTCCTTTCTGTTGAACTATTTGAGGTATTATTTAAAGCAAACCCCAGACGTCCTGTCACTTCCTCCCTACTTCCATACACATCCATATAAAAatggatattttctttcataaccACAATGCCATTATCACTGCTAATAAGCTTTTCAAAAATCCTTTAGTATCATTTAATACCCAGCCTATATCAAAATTTTCCTGATTGCCTCCAAaatgtctttttacttttgtttttatttaatcaggATCTcaaacaacatccatttattatatattcagcatcactttttgatgttttcttttttaagattttattggggatggggaactggactttattggggaacaatgtgtacttccaggactttttccaagtgaagttgttgttctttcaatcttagttgtggagggtgcagctcagctccaggtccagttgccattgttaattacaggggacacagcccaccatcccttgtgggagttgaggaatcgaactggtagactttggcgttaggagcagagagctccaactgcctgagccactgggccggccccagtatctcacttttttatttctttaattatgagtGAGGATGAGCACCTTTACATCACTCCATAAATTTGTGAGCTAGTTCTTATAAAATTTGTGAAATAGCAGTTTTGTTCACTCTGTGAATCACCTACTTTTTGTATTGGTTGTTGATCTTTTTCTTAGATGTTTATCAGGGCTCTTTTCACATTAAAGAAATTAGCCCTTTTTTACGTCCCATATTTGCAAATCTTTGTTTCCAATTTGTCATTCATCTTTTCACTTTGCgtatagtattttttatttttaaggagggcgcagctcacagtggcccatgcagggattgaaccggcaacctttgtgTTATTAACACCAcactgaccaactgagctaaccgggcATCCTGATATTTTCGACTATGTAGAAATTTGACCTTTACATATAGTCATCTATATGAGATAGTTAGATTGAGCaattcttttctttatggcttcTAGGTTCCTGACTTACTTAAAAGCTCAATTTCTTCATTccacaatgataaaaataaatacacctaTGTTATTTTCCTGGTACTTTTACGAATTTATGTTTTATACTTAAACCTTTTATTCCTCAGATATGTATTTCGGTGTTAGGAACCCTGGCTAAAAGAGGGGACCCGACCCTGTGCCCCTCTGACCTTTACTTTCTTGCCATCGATCTCGAGAGAGCGTACGGTGAAGTCCACCCCAATTGTGTTCTGCTGTGTCTCTGTGTAGACCCCGGATTTGAAATGCTGCACCACACATGTCTTCCCCACGTTGGAGTCCCCGATGAGGATAATCTTGAACAAATAGTCAAAGTTCTCATCTGCTGCCCTGGCTGAGTTGGAAAATTGCATGGTTCTTGCCACCTCGAATGgagctaagaaagaaagaaggaattcagCGTCTCTTTAGTGAGCACCTACCAGGCGCCGGCACTGTTCTGGGCTCTTGGGGTCCAGGGCAGGACAAGGCAGAGGGGGATCATTGCTTTCATAGCACTAACATCCTCGTAGGAAAAGAACACTAATTACTGGTCAGGTACAAAGGAGCTGCCCCCCACAAGCCCACACCTGCCTTAGGGGGGTTGACACTTTACGGTGTCCTCAGAAGGAAGAGGTTCTACCGCCGTTCTCTGCTGGGCCCAGTATGCAGTCTACACTGTCAGATGACAGCATTGATGGAGACCCTTGTCATAGAAAACAGGTGCCCCATGCTCCATTGAGTGTCCAGACAGCAGGAAGATGGCAGAAGAGATGCCCACAGGAGTGTTTTAACTGGCATTCATCAGTTGGAGGACATGCCTCGCTGTCATCCTGTCTCCATTTCACATGGGGAGAAGAGTTCTCAACTACTGAAGGCTGAACAGTCAGGCAACAGGCAACAGGGACTGACAAGATTTGACTGACAAGAAGTCAGTTTAGAGAAGAGTGACGTGGCCTTTTTTTCTGGTTGGCACCTCATTTTGCTTGACCAGGAAATTAAGATTTTGAGaaccttcaaaataaaaactgGCTAGAATATTTATGGCATATTTTAACAtagtttggaaaataaagtttctAATGACGGTGTTTCCCAAACTAACCAATTATATCAGAATCATTTGGGGAGatgattaaaaatacatatatattcctgAAGCTCATCTCAGATctgctaaatatattttaaaacatgcacacacacacacacgtacacacacacacacacacacacacagacacacagagtctccaggtgattctaatgacAAGGTTTGGGGAACACTGACCAACACAGTCACCCACCCGAAACTTCATTCCCACCTTATGCATCGTGCATCAATATCTTTGATCAGGAGGAACCCACTACGTCCTACAAAAATTCATTTTGCGTGCTCAGCTCTAACTCACATGGCtttgaaatctctctctccaGGGTTCCTCATGCTACATGCCAGGTTCCATCAGATTCCTATTCCACATGACAGGCCATCAGATATTTGGAGCAGCAAGCATATCCCCTCCAGGCAAATATCCCCAGGTCCTTCAACTGTTCTTCACGGGATACTGGTTGGGTCTCTTCACCAAGGGTCTCATAAAAACACATGAAACCTACTCCCATTTGATGATGAAATTGGATGTGTGGCAGATTGCTCTTGCTGTGAGACACCCGTCTTCATTTCCCCCAGGTTTACTTTTGGTTTTCTCTAAAGTTATAGAACAGGACAAATCTATGTCGTTGTGCAAGTTGAAATGCACACAAATATCCAATCTGTATGTAAAAGCCCTGAGGTTTAAGTGGAGGAAAAAGGATTCTGTACCTTTCTTGGACACCTCTGAAATCACCCATGGCTACAGGACCTAGCAGATGAGAGACACAATCTAAccactttgctttctctgtctgtcttttcaAATACAGAAAGCCATTCCACTTCCGGTGTCTTATCACTATAACTTGAGCTGAAATCTTCCTTCCATGTTTCCTCCCCCACCACGGAAACCCTCAGGGTTCCCACACAAGCCCTCTTGAACTGAGCCTACACGTCTTTCAAGGAGAAAGCTCGGTGTACACCCGCAGAGgccctccatcctccatcctgcATCCTGCAGCCCTCGCCTTCCAGCTTCACCTGTCGCTTACCTCTGGCTCTCTCGCCTCTGCAAGCAGGTaaggttttctttctccttgttttccttttcagccCTCAGTGCCCCTTCTTCCTGCTGCCTCACTGCGTGGTGGGAACTGTAGTTCTGTCCCCAGGTGTCAGGTTTGGCAGCCtgagaaagtgaaaggaaagcCAAGCCCTCCCACTGCCCTGGAGCCCGGAGCTACCTTTGAGTACAAAGCACAGGTGAAGTGCTGGCCAGCACTCCTGCGCACTCAGCTCTCCCTCCGAACATTCGTCACTTTGCAAAGCCAAACGAAAAGGACTAGCCAGTTAACTCTGCCAATACCTAGTAAGCCACCCTgttccttctttctactcacttttTTTTATGCGGCCTTCAGCCCCGATTTTTTCTGGTGTTCCTTGTTTGGCTTGAGGTGGGGGCGTGGGGGTTAGTCGAGAGGACATCATTTAACGGATACAGATCTGGGTCTTGagtaatttaattgtttttgtatttgaataACTCTTTTTGATGAGCCactgagagaagggaggggatCCAAAGAGGCGATTAAGAAACCAAAAGAGCTTGAATTTGTACAggaataaagagatggaaaaaaagtttgtttctctCCTTCAAACAATCTACCACAGAACGAAGGTTAATTTCTTGgtcagagaaaacaaagaatttattAATCCTTATGCTGGCAGTAGAAGTACAAAGCTGAGGTGAATTTtccttacctttttttccccctcagagtCTGGAAGAGTCACTGCTTCTCATAGCATAGGGACTAGATTTTCTCCACTATTTATTAAGAATGTACCATGCAGGCACTTAAGCTATAAGTACAATATGCAAATAAGAAACATCCAgattgataaaatatttacattggtATCGTGTTTTCGGACCATGGGCTATTTCAGACCTATTAAGGagtcatgaaatcaattttagTATGTTGCAATCTGCATTTTTACTGGAGAGGTTAGGAAAAATTTAGAATGTATCCCATGTAGTAAGGTCagtattgttttgtgaaatgTTGGGTGAGttgtacacatgcatgtgtatacTGGGGGTGATGTAAACTATATTTCTGGGAGTTGAAGTCTAAAAAGATTGAAGAAGCActgaaaaagaagacaatttattCACTATCCAGGAACACTTCTTTCTATGATTCCTTCAGATaaccttttaaatataatttatcttaCTCCAGATTCCATTCACAGATCAATTTTCAGGAACCTCTCTTTTGGGTAAGATAAAGCCGAGGCTAGCAGGTAGAGCAAGAAAACGAAAGACTCTGCCAAATGCCGCTGCTGCAGACTTCTGTTTTCAGAGCCACAGTCATAGGTCTGCGGCTTGGAAATGAAACGTAGGTTAGAACCCAGCACAGATGTATGGGCAGGGGGCAGGAAATGAAGCCCGTTAGATGTCAGTGTCAATGAGCTAGAcgtcaaatgttttcttctggtaATAGTTACTGTTAAAGGAAAAAGTCAGCTGCCTCCGACCCAGCACTTGGAGAACGTCTAGAAGTAGGGATCAAATGTTAAAATGTCTAGATGGTAATGGAAGCCAAGGAGAGATTCTGCCTCCCCGTACTCCCACCCTCTCCACCAACTTGACTATAAGTGCAAAGAGCATAGCTTGGGCTTTGGGGAAGAAGTCGTTCTGGGTGGTGGTGACGAGGTTATACACttattttatatacatgcatatacatacatgtacatatacacatatgttactatatatatagtttgccattttaaccattttaagtatacagttcagtggcagaTAATACATTCCCAGTGTCGTGCAAccctcaccaccatccatctccagaactttttcattatccCCAGCTGAAaatctatatccattaaacagtaactcccacTTTCCCTTCCGACCAGTCCCTGGTAACccctattctactttctgttgctatgaatttgattactctgggtacctcatataaatggaatatatatatatatatatatatatatatatctgtgtatatatatttatatgtatatatagtgtgtgtgtgtgtgtgtgtctggcttatttcatttaggatgttttcaaggttcatctatgttgtagcatgtatcggaattttcttcctttttaaggctgaataatattccacaatttattttttaaaacaacgtGAAACCTTTGTTGCTCACTCTGATACCATATTTTCCCAGCTACCTACACCCTTAGATGACTGGAAACAAAACTACTTCTGCATTGTGTAAGTTCCcgtccctcccttttctttcaaaatttctttctgtgtccttttcAAATATACGTATATCGTTATAATGCCTCCATAGGCTGTGACCAGCCTCCTAGATTGGCCAGGACTGGCAGCCATCACTGCAATGCAAACATGCAGGTAGATAGTGTCCCTAACTCCCAGTTCCTGTGGGAGGGTAGCAGCCTAAGGTCCCAGGGTGCCTTGCTGCAATCTGCAAAAATATCTCCTTTCCTAAAGATATGAGAAGTTTGTTTCTCCTCTGGATAAGCTAGCACAGGTCATCTCCCAATTACTGTCATGAAGTTAGGACGAACTATGTGTGACAAATGCCCTGTCAAGTGATTGGAGGCCTGGTGAATATCTTGAGAACATGCTAGTAATTGGTTGCATGGGCCTGGTTGGCTATGTACAGGGGAGattcctttctgtctttgcagCAGTCTTTTAGCTGGTTTAAAGCTTAGGCAATAATAAAACTGTGTTCTGAGATCCCTTTTGAATTCGTTTCAACTGAACATCACATCCCTCTTTGACTATCTAAAGGACTCTGTCTGAACATCTCTCAAGATACACATTCTATGCTGCATCCATGATCGTTCCTTTTCTATCTCACACCTTCTTTCAGATCTTAAACTTCGTTAGGGCAGGAATTGTTTTATCAATTTCTATTTCCTGCAGCACCAcggggaaagagggaaaaagtgctgaggaaaatgaggctcaaacTGCAATCTGCCCTCGGTCACATAGCTAGTGATTGAAAGAGTCAAATTTGAATGCCAGACCCCCTGACTCAAAGCCCAAGTTCTTTCCACCATACTATTCCATGCTCCTTaccttacattctttttttttcttccttttttttttttaatttatttttaatttattggggtgacaattaccTTACATTCTTTATGATAATACGTATTCAGGAAATCtgtaagactgaaaaaaaaatccctctggtTTTCTAATGTACTACCTTTGTGGAGAGGTTTTCTGGGTTGGgagagtttctgttttttaattatattttcctccACAGTTGAAAGCAAGCCCAGAAGGGTAGAGGACCTTTGTTGAGTTGTGTGCTCTAAGGCCTTTA encodes:
- the RAB19 gene encoding ras-related protein Rab-19, with product MQFSNSARAADENFDYLFKIILIGDSNVGKTCVVQHFKSGVYTETQQNTIGVDFTVRSLEIDGKKVKMQVWDTAGQERFRTITQSYYRSAHAAIIAYDLTRKSTFESVPHWIHEIEKYGAANLVIMLIGNKCDLSEKRHVLFEDACTLAEKYGLLAVLETSAKESKNIDEVFVLMARELIARNSLHLYGESAQNNLSLDSSPVLMAQRPSEKTHCTC